The following proteins are encoded in a genomic region of Syntrophotaleaceae bacterium:
- a CDS encoding lysophospholipid acyltransferase family protein has product MTNILRHIWHLCIIRPLILFALGVNIRNREGLYKAAPAIIVANHNSHLDTMVLTSLFPLRLLKKFRPVAADDYFLKNRWLAWFALNIIGIIPLQRQVRSGKSDPLAGCSKAIESGDILLLFPEGTRGEPERLAAFKSGVAHLAQRHPEVPVIPVFMQGLGKALPRGECILVPIVCDLVVGESIFWTGSRGEFMKQLEKRMQELARQVQRTILE; this is encoded by the coding sequence ATGACCAACATCCTGCGCCACATCTGGCACCTCTGCATCATCCGCCCCCTGATCCTCTTCGCCCTGGGCGTCAACATCCGCAACCGCGAGGGTTTGTACAAAGCCGCGCCGGCGATCATCGTCGCCAACCACAACAGCCACCTGGACACCATGGTCCTAACCTCGCTTTTCCCCTTGCGGCTGCTGAAAAAATTCCGCCCCGTAGCCGCCGATGACTACTTCCTCAAAAACCGATGGCTGGCCTGGTTCGCCCTGAACATCATCGGCATCATCCCCCTGCAGCGCCAGGTCCGCAGCGGCAAGAGCGATCCCTTGGCCGGTTGCTCAAAAGCGATCGAGTCGGGCGATATCCTGCTGCTGTTTCCGGAAGGAACCCGGGGTGAACCGGAACGGCTGGCCGCCTTCAAATCAGGCGTGGCGCATCTGGCCCAACGCCATCCAGAAGTGCCGGTCATTCCTGTCTTCATGCAGGGGCTTGGCAAGGCCCTGCCCCGGGGGGAATGCATCCTGGTTCCCATCGTCTGCGACCTGGTCGTCGGCGAGTCGATCTTCTGGACCGGATCGCGGGGGGAGTTCATGAAGCAGCTGGAAAAACGCATGCAGGAGCTGGCCCGGCAGGTTCAGCGGACCATATTGGAATAA